TATCATGAATGATATTGCTCCTGCTGAGATTGAGgacattgatgttactattaagcttgggaatagagatactatttcaccacttgggattgttctAGATGTTGAAGTATTGTGTGGTAAGATCAAATCCCATACTGATTTCTTAGTACTTGGTTGACAACAAGATAAtatttgtcccattatatttggcagGCCTTTCTTGAATACCGTTATTGCTGAAATTGAGTGTGTTAAAGAAAAGGTTAGAgttaattttggtgatgtatcTCATGAGTTTAAATTCTCTATGTTTCTATTgtctagtaaagatgaaattattggacttgcttctattgttgtacctcctactgatcctttagaacaatatttgctagaccatgagaatggTATGCGTaaatgaaagaaatgaaatagatgagATATTGTTTAAACAAGCACCTGTCCTTAAACATAATTTGCCTTTCAAAACTCTTGGAGATCCTCTTCCACGTAAGAGTGATCCTGTGTTTCAATTAAAAAATTACATGATAcactgaaatatgcttatcttgatgaaaagaagatatatcctattattatcaatgttaacctttcagagcatgaagaaaagagattactgataactctgaggaagcaccatgctgctattggatataatCTTGACAATCTTAAGGgaattagtcccactttatgtcagcacaagattaatatggagccTGGTGCTAAACCAGTCGTCGATCACCAACGTCatttgaatcctaagatgaaggatgtggtaagaactgaaatattaaagcttctagaagcaagtataatttatcccatagctgatagtagatgggtaagtcatgttcattgtgtctcTAAGAAAGGAGGaattaccgttgttcctaataataaaaatgaacttatcccacaaagaattgtaacTGGTTATATGatatggtaattgatttcaggaaattaaataaagctactagaaaatatcattacccattgccttttattgatcaaatgtttGAAATATTATCTAAGCATACATAGTTTtgtttccttgatggatattctggtttttctcaaatacctgtgtcaaaagaagatcaagagaaaactacttttacttgtccttttggaacttatgcttatagacgtatgccttttggtttatgtaatgcacctgctaccgttcaaagatgtatgactgctatattctctaacttttgtgaaaagattgttgagatattcatggatgatttttccgtttacgagacttcttttgatgatagcttgagcaaccttgatcaagttCTGCAtggatgtgaagaaactaatcttgtctacATGTGCCACTTTATGGTGAATGAAGGTATAATACTTGGGCATAAAATTTCCGAACGAGATATTGAGGTAGATAAAGGTAAGGTTGATggaattgagaaaatgccatgttttccatggtcatgttggtttctatagaaGATTCATCAAAGATTTATCTAAGATTTCTAGGAAGCTAACTAATCTCCTTcaaaaagatgttccatttgcttttgatgatgattgtgtagaagcctttgaaatacttaagaaagccttaatttttacacctattattcaaccacctgattggaacctaccctttgaaattatgtgtgatgctagtgattatgctattggtgttgttctaggtGAAGGAGTTGATAataaattgaatgttattcatcaTTATGGTAagactctagacagtgctcaaggaaattatgctactaccgagaaagaatttttagcaattgtatttgaatgtgataaatttagaccctATATTGTTGACTCTAAAGTTACCATTCATACTAgtcatgttgctattaaatatattatggaaaataaagatgctaaacctagattAATTAGGTGGGTATTATTATTACAAGagtttgatttgcatattgttcatagaaagggagctgagaatcctgtagcagataacttgtctaggatggaaaatgttcttgatgacccacttcctattgatgatagttttcctgatgagcaattaggTATTATAAATGCTCCTCATATGCTAATTACgttgttgctaaatatataccacaTAGTTTCACAtaacaacaaaagaaaaagtagttatttgatttaagacattacttttgggatgacccacatctatataaaggagtagatggtgttattagacgttgtgtacctgagcatgaacatgaacaagTCCTACGGacgtgtcactctgaggcttatggagggcgcCATGCtagagacagaactgcacataaggtattacaGTCTGGTTTTtgttggcctactctcttcaaagatgcacACAAGGTTGtattatcttgtgatgaatgttaAAGAACTGGCAATATTGGTATACGTCAGGAAATGCCtttgaattattcacttgttattgaaccatttgatgtttggggttttgattgtatgggaccttttccttcctgtaatgggtatactcatattttagttgctgttgattacgttactaagtgggtagaagctattccaactagtagtgctgataataaaacctctattaaaatgcataaaaaagttatttttccaaggtttggtgtccctagatatttaatgacggATGGTGGtccacattttattcatggtgtttTCCGTAAACttcttgctaaatatgatgtcaagcataggattgcatcaccttatcatcctcagctagtggtcaagttgaattgATCAATAGAGAAATAAAAGTAATTTTTCAAATGACCGTTAATAGAtccagaaagaattggtctaagaaccTTGATGATGCAcattgggcttatagaactgcttataaaaaccctatgggaatatctccatataaaatggtctgtggaaaagcatgtcatgtacctcttgagttagaacataaatcTTATTACGCAATAAAAGAActtaattatgatttcaaactagccgtgaaaagaggttatttgatattagctcattagatgaatggaggaCAAAAGCTTATGAAAGTGctaagttatttaaagaaaaatgTTAAAAGATGGCGTAACAAAAGAATCCAAAAACGGGAATTTATAGTAGGGATCAAGTTCTGTTATACAATTCTCGTTTCAAATTCTTTGCAGGAaggcttctctctaaatgggaaggaccatatatcATCAAAGAAGTTTATCGCTTTGGAgctatcaagatcaacaacgTTGAAGGCACCAATCCGAGAGTTGTTAATGGGCAATAATTAAACATTATAtgtcaggtacgcccattaatgttgaactAATATTATTCAAGTAATGACACCGGAGGAGCACATAGAAGAGACCTTCTAGAACGCTCCAAAAccctgaaaaggaataggtatgtggtatgaTAAGTAAACGAACTCCAAAAGTTCCATAAAAGTACTTTTTgttagttttggaatatataaaaaattagAAAAATAATAAACAATAAAGAAAGTTGGATGCGACAAGCCCAGGGGGCACGCCCTActccttgggcgcgcctcccgagCTTGTGGCTCCCTCATGGACTTTCCGGACACCATTTTTCTTCATATTACTTGTCCTGCACGAAAAAATGTCATTATATATACTCTCGGATGTTTTGATCACCGTATCGCAAGTTtctcctctgttcttgtttcagGCTGTTTTGACCACCGGCTCGGGACGAGGCCAACTGCCAGATCGTGCACCGCGCTGCTCGGGCATCCCTTGAGCGGCAGCGCCTGGACCGGGTCGCCCAAGAAGTCGCGGCTCCAGGGCGCCAAGACCGAGCTACCCACGCGCGGGGCGCGCCCATGAGGGTGGATTTAGATGGGATATCAACCTGGCCGGGTTTAACCGAAGACGCATATAAGGCAGGTCAGGATCCTACCCCGACCGAGGTCAAAACCACGTGGATTAGGCCAAAACCCCGCCGATCCCGACGGGGGCGAGGATGGCGGGTCGAGGATTAATCGAACAAAGCCTTAGTTGATATCCCAGGTAAAACTACGACGACGTGGAATGCAACGATGTGGAAAGCATTTCCAGTGTCCCGTTTAAGCAGAAGGTTTTGCATTTTCTTTCCTCAGGAACTTGACCGACTCACGGACAAGTTTGAAATtctttctactccctccgttcctaaatataagtctttctagggATTTCAATATAAACTATACAGATATatatagacatagtttagagtgtagattaactcattttgcttcgtatgtatcTCCATACTAGAGGAACAGGGGCGCTTTTGCTGCGCCCGCTTACATAGTTTCATTTGGCCTTTGCTCGTACAATACTATATTGTCATTTTATGGGACTGAATTTGGAAGAAGCGCTCATGGTTTCCACATCAGTTTTTTTCCACACATCTCATCTTTTTAAAAGCAAAGGGTGCAGATACCCACATATTCTTGGCTTACATATCAGTTCTATAAATTTACAGAACCTAGTTTCTTGCGTTTGAAAACAAACAGAGCAAATAAAGCAGGGGCGTCCATCTCTTCTAGAGTAAATTTAATGCAGAAATTTAGCAAAGACAAAATGAGTATTCACTGCCTAGCACCAAGAGAGAATGCTGATACTCGTACATTATTTGTTTGCACATCAGTTCTATAAAATTTGGAGGGACTAATGTGTTATGCTACAAAGAAACAGGGCAAGTGAGTGGGGCAATCTTTGTCAAAAATAGATCTACTGCAGGAATTAGTAAAGATGGATGGATACTTCTTGTCTTGCTGGGAGAGGATGCTCAAGTCCGCACATTGATCTGCGGTGGTGAGCAAGACTGCGGATACACTGGTGCTTGGCCGAGAAATGCAAGCGGAGGCAGCTAGAACGATGATGAAGTGGCTGGTTTTCCTTGGGATGGAGACGGTGTGTGTAAGCTTGGTCGGCTGGACGCTGCACTCAAGGAGCGAGACGTTGATGCTGACGGAGGAACCGTGGCGGCGGACTGACCAGTCCCAGGCTTCAGCCATGCGACGGATCTTGGACACATGCATATCAGCAATGAGCCGGGTGTTGGGCACTTGAGCTTGATGTTATCGCCGCCGCGCAGAAAATCTGGTGTCTGGTGAAGCAGTCGCCCATCTCCGGGATGCCGAAGGCCTTGCCCAGCCCCGCGTCATGCACGGCGCGCTCAGAGGCGGTGGTCATGCTGAAGTAATTCCGGAGCACATCCACCATGCAGGGCACGGCGGCGACCCACACCATCCACAGCGGATCGTCCAGGAAGCATGGATTCAGCCTCCCTCCCCAAAAATCGCCACCGTCCCAAGCAACCAGGCGAGATCGGAAAAATACTTGCTTGCAAGGGCGCATCTGGGCCTTGCGgggcgccgggggggggggggggggggggcagtttCAGGGGCGTCGATGTGGGATTGACTTCAGTGGTACGTCAAGGAGCGGGCCGTAGCGCTGGGAgagaggggcggcggcgcagcTTTGGCCTCCATGCATCATTGTGCTGGACAACAGTGATTTCACCAAGGAGAAACGGTGGCCTCGCCACCTCGATTGCGGAGCCCTCATACGGCGACATCTCGTTGGTGGGGAGGTAGTGGCAGCAACAAGACGCCCTGGCTGCCGAGACTTGTCGGAGTCATGGGGGGTCAATGGAGAAGGGGGATGGAGCGGTGCCGCTAGGAAAGGGAGAAAAGCGACACGGAAGGTGGGAAGAAAGGAAGCTAGTAATTGGCTTGGACCTAGAAGACAAATGCACTTCACCAACGAGCTAGACACTTACAGGTTGGGCCCACCCGCTGCCCACAACCCCGATCAACCAGGAGCCCTCACTTAAAGGGAGCTTAATAAGAGTTTTAAAagattggaatctctaaaaagacttatatttaggaacggagggagtacctttcAAAAACACCCCTTGATTTTCACTAATAATGTGTGGAGCACTAAGGCCAATCTGCTGGCGAGGACTTTTTGGAGACTAATTTAACAAGGCTGCGAACGAGACTGATGGGACGATAATCATTAGGACTGCAAGCCCCCAGCCTCTTAGGTAACAACACCAAACACCCAGATGTTGACTTGTTGAGTGAATGAATCGCGTCGAACACATCTATCAGTATCAGATCTTAATTAATTATCTGCCAGCAGCTAAGGTAGAAAGCTATGTTAAAACCATCCGGGGTCCAGGCGCTTTTTCCTTCGGCATATCCTCTTCAGTATTTCTTGACACCAAACACTAACAAGTTACCAAGAGCAAAAGATCAGCAAAACAGTCATTACTCCTCAACGCCGCAAATGAAGAACAAGAACAAAATATGCATTCCTTTCTAACACATGTTAAGAGGAGCAAGCAAGAAATTACGATTTACTAGTGAAGAGTTCAAAACTTCAAATTCCCAAGGATGTACCAAGCTGGATTTTTTCATAAAGCAGCTATACTATGGTAACCCAAGCCGTGTTGCCATCTGCGAAATCACATGTAGGGCAACAAAAATTACTACAACACAGCATGGACAAATCTCTCGTCATTCTGAGGTTAAACTGTGGTCAGCATATATATGCAAAACTAGTGCAAACAGAGGAACAAAATGCCAAAACTTCTCTGAATTTGCTATGCATGGAAGTACATGGACTGGACCTATGGGTGAGTACACAGATACCATATCTTAAGTTAGTTAGGTTGTTGATCCTTTAAATTAGGACGGTACACATTAGCTTGGGCCTTAAGACAATTAGACACATATGATCTTCAATTCATTACTTAGTTTCAATTATCAGGCCTCTATATAAAGAATCAAAGAGGACCCCCTATGAGATACTCCCTCCgccccaaaataagtgtctcaactttgtactaatgTTAGTACAAAGCTATACTAagcttgagacacttattttgggacggagggagtattaatcaAGTAGAAATAAACCAAAGAAGACATCTAACAGTCATTCTTCTTCACATTCCTACATATGGACGTCGTAGTTCTCTTGACAACAATTAAAATTATCTTGAATCCATTTGCTCAAATGAAATACAGGAAGGACGAGACGTGGGTTGATTTAGTCTATTGTTAAGATTTGAATATTCAAAATAGACAGAAAATAGAAGGGGTCATTACAGGGCCTAAGCAGAATGCGCACCTGGGAATGGAGATGCAGAGAATGGTGATGTAAGGGCCACAAAGCTTGTGTTCAGAGAGCTCTATGGCCATCTTGAAGTGCCCATTGCAGTTCCTGAAGAAGGTACTACGGTGCTGTTCGATAGATCACGATCACAGGCATTTGGATTATTACAGGGCCAAAGAAGAACGTTAGCCATCAACGCTGGTCACTGCTGTCACAACCTCTCAGAGCTGTTACTCAGCCGTTGCCGTTGCACATTGCTATCTCTCCAAGGATTTACTGGAATGGTTGGAGGCCAAGTTATAATCTGAATATGAACCTCAAAAGTCAAGTTCTTGGTCATCAGGATTCTGAATTTCTACATAAGTCATTTGTGTAGCCTCTTGGACAACACCAATAAAAACATTTCTCAAAGACATCAATCCAGGGAGAAACAAATGAACATTTGTACGTTTTGCAGGGCATCCAAATGCCACTAGCTGCTCACCAAAATATCATCCAACGTTTGAGGATGAGATACATTGCCTGTGCATAACTTATCAACAAGTATAGCAGAAGCCAAACTGCCTAATTCATATCCAGCTTTAAACATTGTATTCAGAATCAGCAGTGCGTCATCCATTCGCTCGGATTTCCTCAGCGACTCCAGCAAAGAATTGAACGTCTGTTCCTGAGGTTTCAGATTGTTCTTCAACATGCTAGCCAACCATGCCATACCATCATCAGCCCTCCTGACCTTACAGAACCCATTGATGACACTATCATTGCTACGTTCCAACGGTTCCAAGCCCTTAGCCTGCATCAAGGTAAGTAATTCAACAGCATGATCAACCTGTCCTTCCTCGCACAAGGTGTCAATGAGTGGTGTGAAGGTCTGCACACTTGGCTCCAAACCAGATGAGAGTAGCCGCTGATACATCCCTATCGCCTCAGCCAACCTACCAACCTTGCATAGGCCCTGAATCAACGTGTTATAAGTTATCACATCATGTTCAATCCCTTTAGTAACCATTCCCTTGAACACCCCAACTGCTTCGTCCACCCTCCTATGAACACAAAACCCTTTGGCGATAATGTTACAGCTAACTGTGCTCTCCTTGAACCCCTTGTCAAGCATTTCTTCATACACCTTGAGAGCCATCCCAAAATCACCAGCTTCACAGTAGTAATCGAGAAAAGAGCAATATGCATACTCACTGGGCTGTATACCTTTGTCCACCATCTCATCCCACATCTGCTGCGCATCGGCAATATGGCCCATTTTACATAAACCGGTGAGCACTGTGCTGTAAGTGACTACATCTATGGCATAACCACGCAGCTTGATCTCGCTGAAGACACGAAGGGCCTCGCCGCCCATCCCATGCGCAAAGAGCCCATGTATGACACGCTGGTAGACAAACGTAGCTGGAGGACATCCCGCAGAGATCATGAGGTGGAGCGTCTCAGACACCTTTGCGAAGTTGCCGATGGCCACAAAGGACGTGACAAGGTCGGCGGCAGCAGCAGACGAGGGAGGGGAGCCACGTCGTGCAGCATCCCGGAGGAGGCGGAGGCCATCGAGCGGGCGGCAGTCGGCTGCACAGGCGCGCACGAGGCAGGCGACGGTGTCCGCGTTGCCTGGGAAGGCAGGGGAGGAGGAGAAGGTGGAAAAGAGGCGGAAGACGAGGTCGGGGCGCGCGGCCCGGAGAGCGGCACGGGATGCCGCGTTGAGTGCGGGCAGGGAGGGGTGGAGGCGGAGGTGGGAGGCtagcagcgcggcggcatcggcGGCGAGATGTGGCTGGAGGCTGAGGAGGAAGGCGTCGATCCCGGGGAGGTGAGGCGAAGGGGcaggggcgggggcgggggcgggggcggggaaGTGGGAGGCGAGGAAGAGGAGAAAACGGAGCGAGGGTTCAGGGGAGGGGAGGAGACGGGAGAGGGTTTGGCGGACGCAGCTCGGCTCGAAGAGCAGTTGGCGTGGGACGAGCGACAGGAGGCGGGGCTCGAAGCGCGGGGCGCGGAGCACGGCGGCTGCCGCGCGGGAGGCGGCGTCAGAGACGGCGGTCGGTACCGGGGCGAGCTCGGAGGCGGAGCTGGAGCAGATGTGTCTGACGGAGGCGAAGAGGCGCGGAAGCGGGGGCATGGTGGTGatccgcggcgagcggcggcggcggcgacgggaggaGAATGTGATGCTGTCGTGAGCCGCACGGGGACCGGGGGGTGGTCAGATTTGGTGGCGATGCGGCTCGCGAGGTTTTGACTTGGATTGGCACTACGGCCCATGGGCCATGAGGCCCGCGTGTGCTTCAAGTTAAAAGCCATGatctactctctctctctctcgccttTCGTAAATAAAGTTATTATCCAAGCCTCACAGAAACCCTAACTCACGCGCTCGTCGATGGCCGGGTACCGCAGCCGCAGCCGAAGCCGTAGCTACAGCCCACGCAGGCGCTACAGCCGCAGTCCTCCCCGCTACAGGCACTACGACGACCCGCGTGACCGctaccgcggcggcggcggcgggccccGCCGCGGGTACGACCGACCGTCGGCGCCCACCGGCCTCCTGGTCCGCAACATTTCACTCACCGCCAGGTGCCTTCCCCTCCCCCCTTCCCAGCCGTAACTCTTGGGAGAAGAAGTATGTCTTTGAATCTGTTTATCATTACATAGTTACTGCGTGCAAGTACATCATATCGATGATTCGGTTTGGTTGTTGATTCTATTCAGTCTTATGTATTACTTGATTAATTCTATGCATGCTTGTTTTCAAAGCGTAACTATGGTACATATGGGATGATGTGTTGCTTGGTTTAAAtagtacatgtccttgatgaagGTAATGTACATCATATCAGGAAGTCATCAATGTCGCCGTCACTTGTTCGACCACTTGGCACAACATTATAGTACATGTCCTTGACGAtggtaatgtactttgctgggactttgtgtttctccaaggcccaccacatgacattccgtggtatcttatcataggccttctccaagtcaatgaacaatATATGCAGGTCCTTCATTTGCTCCTtgtatctctccataagttgtcgtaccaagaaaatggcttccatggtcgacctcacaggcatgaaaccaaactgatatTTGGTcatgcttgtcattcttcttaagtggtgctcaatgactctctcccatctacaagggggatgttcagagttgtactaattaccgtggaattaagctgatgGGCCATAtaatgaagctatgggagagagtcattgagcaccacttaagaagaatgacaagtgTGACCAAAACATTAATTCCACGGTAAAAATCAAGAATCCCGGGGCTTTTGATCTGACGGTGGGGAATTTAGATGAGAATTAGCAAATCCATATTCTAATATCATCATTACTGATTTATGAACTGTACAGGTGATCCTATTGTTGCTTATGTGTCCGAGATCAATTAGATTTGAACTTTGGATGTTTTCATGTGGATGTGACCTTTCATAGTTGAGATCTTATGGCTTGACGAGCCAAGATCATTTTTTTCATTATAACTGCCCCCATTTGCATAAATAGCTAAATGTATTAAAAACAGGAATAGACACAATACTAAATTATTATTTTTGTATGTGTTTTGGGATGGCCATCATATCTTGTTTTCACATTTTGCTACTGCCCCAGTCAAAGCTTATCAGTAGTCTGTAATTGTCATTTGTATATACAATGCACAGATGTATGGTGATTTCTGTCTTCTTCTGTGTGTGGATGAATTGCACCTTAGCTAACCGATTATGTTCCGCCGCATTTGTTGTTTCCATCTTTTGCAGGCTAGAAGACATTCGTGGTCCATTCGAGCAATTTGGCCCTATAAAGGATGTGTACCTTCCGAGAAATTTCCACACAAAGTAATTTTTATGCTTATATTACATTTGAAGATCAGTTCATGTCATACACATAGTCATGATTGATTATTGAACAACATGAAAGAAGTATATGAATTAAGTGAGATGCTGAATAATTTGTGTAATGCAACTGATATGTTATGCACTTTGATTGATAAACTGTGTACGGCAATCCTAGATTTCGTACTGCTGTTATTCATGTGAATACAAGGGATGGCACAATCTCAATGGACTTGAGTTTTCAAAAGAAATAATATTTTTAGCAAGCCCTTTGTGATGTTATGGCATACCATATTGTGATTAACCCTCTAATTACATTCATTTGCATAAGCTGCCAGTTAATTTGCTGAATTTAACCAAATTAGGATTATTTAATAATTCTTCTCAACAGCAGTGTTGGTGAGCACTTGTTGCATATTCTCTTTCACAGGCAAATAATGTCTAATGTATTTAGTCTTGACGAATTGCGCATTTGTCAATGTTATTGGAATGAGAACAAACTGTTGCTGTAGAATTTATTTTAGCTGTCGATTTTTTGTTGTTGAATAACCAGTAGTTTATTGATCATTCGTAAAATTGGTATATATTTTCCAGGAagtgttttttgttgttgttgaatAACAAGTAGTTTCTTGATCATTGGTCAAATTGATATATATTTCCAGGGAATTACGTGGTTTTGGGTTTGTGAAATTCCACCACCCTGAGGACGCTGCATATGCTAAGCAAGAAATGAATCATCAAGTTATTTGCGGTCGAGAGATTACAATAGTTTTTGCCGAGGAGAATAGAAAAACCCCACAAGAAATGCGCTTCAGAACAAGATCAAGGTACATACGTACTGTTTTTTACTTAGGCATTAGGTAGGGTAGTAAATATCAAATCTGAAATAACCAAAGGATATATTTTTGCCTCTGCTGATATAGTGGTAGGCATATGGATGGAAACTACAGAAGAAGGCAGTCGCtgtcaagatccccaaggtctcGTTACCCCTGTAAGTATAAAGCAGTTCATTTAATTCATATCTTATAGCCTTTCATCTGATTTTTAAATATTATCTCTTTACTCACAGCTTATTCACCTGAACCTTCTCCAGTTAGACGGCACTCCAGGTTTGATCTGGATGCTCTTCTAAATATAGATATGATTAACATGTTAACTTTCTTCAGTTTGATTTATACTGCACTGGCTACAGTATTCCAGAACTCTAATATTTGTGTAGAGCTAGCTTTGTTTATTATAAAGAATATGTTCACCATCAGCCCTGCCCTGCTGAGACAAGATGGAAGGGAAGTATATATGAAACAAATACAATCTGCTTCACCTTGTCTTGAATTTTGTTGGTTGAACGTTGTTAAACCTTTCATTGGAATTGTGATTATTATAGCCTCTTTAACTTAAGATTAAGGCTGCGTTTGGCAATTTGCATTGAGGTGGAATATGATAATCTATCTTTTCAACCAGCTTTTGTCTGTTTTTCCGTTTGGCTACCCGACTTGCTCCTGCTTTCGTGCCTATTTTTTACAGCAGATCATAAATTAAGTTCAGTGCTGAGCTTAACTATAACAGCTTATAAAGTTCATTATAATCTCCTAAACATACCTATtgcatccccccccccccccccccccccccgcccacccTGTCAATGATCTGGAAACGCAATCAGGTAAAATGGATAATGGTCCGTTCTTTTTAACTTTCTTTGGTTCATTAACCAACAAGTTGTTATTTCATCATCGAAACATAAATCAGCTTCCAAATTTTTTGTTTAAAGTGTTCTATCCTCGAAATTTTCATCTTGAATTGATTGCTAAATATCCTAGCTTATATGGTTGGTtatttttatttctgttttcatTAGCTCGTTAGTCGGTCTAGGAGGAAAGTAACTTCCAAGAGGATTACTATTAATGATTGTTCATCTTATGTGGATTTTTCTGAATCACAAAGGAACTTTCCTGCTCATTTGTATGCTCGTGCCAAGCCCTGCACATCCTTGATTAATCTCTAACATTAGCAACATGGTTTTTGTTGACTGTTTGGTGATTGTTGATTAATTTGTATTATCTATTTTCTGTTCTTGAACTCTGCCTATGCCTTCTAGGcatagccggtcccaagcccgggtaaaggaggagggttgtgataggcttggcgagcaAACGTAAAAACTAGCCAGTCCCATAGGTATGAAACCCATTTgagcgagagtagtactaggatgggtgacctcctgggaagtcctcgtgaaagggtttcatatctaagggttgtgataggcttggcgagccaacgtaaaaactagccagtcttttgggtatgaaacccatttgggcgagagtagtactaggatgggtgacctcctgggaagtcctcgtgaaagggttt
This genomic window from Aegilops tauschii subsp. strangulata cultivar AL8/78 chromosome 4, Aet v6.0, whole genome shotgun sequence contains:
- the LOC109755881 gene encoding serine/arginine-rich SC35-like splicing factor SCL28; protein product: MAGYRSRSRSRSYSPRRRYSRSPPRYRHYDDPRDRYRGGGGGPRRGYDRPSAPTGLLVRNISLTARLEDIRGPFEQFGPIKDVYLPRNFHTKELRGFGFVKFHHPEDAAYAKQEMNHQVICGREITIVFAEENRKTPQEMRFRTRSSGRHMDGNYRRRQSLSRSPRSRYPSYSPEPSPVRRHSRDRDNYSPRGSYSPHTRDKRQHISDGRSPSLDGHERRISPSNNGHGPPVDRRSPT
- the LOC109755880 gene encoding uncharacterized protein, yielding MPPLPRLFASVRHICSSSASELAPVPTAVSDAASRAAAAVLRAPRFEPRLLSLVPRQLLFEPSCVRQTLSRLLPSPEPSLRFLLFLASHFPAPAPAPAPAPSPHLPGIDAFLLSLQPHLAADAAALLASHLRLHPSLPALNAASRAALRAARPDLVFRLFSTFSSSPAFPGNADTVACLVRACAADCRPLDGLRLLRDAARRGSPPSSAAAADLVTSFVAIGNFAKVSETLHLMISAGCPPATFVYQRVIHGLFAHGMGGEALRVFSEIKLRGYAIDVVTYSTVLTGLCKMGHIADAQQMWDEMVDKGIQPSEYAYCSFLDYYCEAGDFGMALKVYEEMLDKGFKESTVSCNIIAKGFCVHRRVDEAVGVFKGMVTKGIEHDVITYNTLIQGLCKVGRLAEAIGMYQRLLSSGLEPSVQTFTPLIDTLCEEGQVDHAVELLTLMQAKGLEPLERSNDSVINGFCKVRRADDGMAWLASMLKNNLKPQEQTFNSLLESLRKSERMDDALLILNTMFKAGYELGSLASAILVDKLCTGNVSHPQTLDDILVSS